One region of Haloprofundus salilacus genomic DNA includes:
- a CDS encoding glycosyltransferase family 2 protein produces the protein MYRESRIGVVVPAYNEEGLVGEVIDTIPAFVDRVYVVDDQSTDGTWDEIRRHAERANAAHVGDGGRLVETDGGTAQLHRRNGSATDDDTDARGPDDDAASESPPAFDERVVPIRLERNRGVGGAIKTGYARALADGIDVVAVMNGDGQMDPEKLDRLIDPVVSGEADYAKGNRLRYREYREGMSAWRSFGNWLLTLLTKAASGYWKTMDPQNGYTAISREALETIDYKSLYERYGFCNDVLVRLNAHGLRVADVAIPAVYGDEESTIEYKTFVPRLSALLARDFLWRLRVKYLTVDFHPLAGLYLFGAAIAGAGVLDALRSAVDDDRESSGGVLAAIGTVSMLLAMVFDMQENEELEVRRE, from the coding sequence ATGTACCGAGAGTCGAGAATTGGCGTAGTCGTCCCCGCCTACAACGAGGAGGGTCTCGTCGGCGAGGTCATCGACACGATTCCCGCGTTCGTCGATCGGGTGTACGTCGTCGACGACCAGTCGACCGACGGCACGTGGGACGAGATACGGCGCCACGCCGAACGCGCGAACGCCGCGCACGTCGGCGACGGCGGGCGCCTCGTCGAAACCGACGGCGGCACGGCCCAACTTCACCGACGCAACGGGTCGGCGACTGACGACGACACGGACGCCCGCGGACCCGACGACGACGCAGCGAGCGAGTCGCCGCCCGCCTTCGACGAGCGCGTCGTCCCCATCCGCCTCGAACGCAACCGCGGCGTCGGCGGCGCGATCAAGACCGGCTACGCACGCGCGCTCGCTGACGGCATCGACGTCGTCGCCGTGATGAACGGCGACGGGCAGATGGACCCCGAGAAGCTCGACCGCCTCATCGACCCGGTCGTCTCCGGCGAGGCCGACTACGCGAAGGGCAACCGCCTCCGCTACCGCGAGTACCGCGAGGGGATGAGCGCGTGGCGCTCGTTCGGCAACTGGCTGCTCACGCTGCTCACCAAGGCCGCCAGCGGCTACTGGAAGACGATGGACCCCCAGAACGGCTACACTGCCATCTCGCGGGAGGCGCTGGAGACTATCGACTACAAGTCGCTGTACGAGCGCTACGGCTTCTGCAACGACGTGCTCGTCCGTCTGAACGCTCACGGCCTCCGCGTCGCCGACGTGGCGATTCCGGCCGTCTACGGCGACGAGGAGAGCACCATCGAGTACAAGACGTTCGTCCCCCGCCTGTCGGCACTGTTAGCCCGGGACTTCCTGTGGCGGCTCCGCGTGAAGTACCTCACCGTCGATTTCCACCCGCTGGCCGGCCTCTACCTGTTCGGCGCCGCCATCGCCGGCGCGGGCGTCCTCGACGCGCTGCGGAGCGCGGTCGACGACGACAGAGAGAGCTCCGGCGGCGTCCTCGCCGCCATCGGCACCGTGTCGATGCTCCTGGCGATGGTGTTCGACATGCAGGAAAACGAGGAGTTGGAGGTGCGCCGAGAGTGA
- a CDS encoding DUF1616 domain-containing protein: protein MSHSPYSRRSPWFTDLLAAVALVGVAAAAIHSSLSGLPRLLLTLPLVLFLPGYALVSVVFPDRNTTSRTAFDDAVSGLRNPLPTARSVTGVERVALAVVGSALLVPLVAVGVHFSPQPIELLPVAIGVEGTTVILLAIAFARRAALDPDERYAPPYPTAIAGLFSSRPPEHPMRGRAEGGRLPAVALALSLLVLLSTVGYAATVPTDDDGFTEFYVETENVNGNTQSMYQNQFAAGDPVNVTFGVENREQQEMSYTVVVLSERVQTDGNETTVTESEQIGSTDLTLDSNENVTRDVTVTPSMSGDVRFTLLLYRDGAPADPSVENAYRSLRLYVTVSGGDGQSNASLAPPSPGDAALVTDSLTRSTARTTGSL from the coding sequence GTGTCCCACTCCCCGTACTCGCGCCGCAGCCCGTGGTTCACCGACCTGCTCGCGGCCGTCGCGCTCGTCGGTGTCGCCGCCGCGGCGATTCACAGTTCGCTGTCGGGACTGCCGCGTCTCCTCCTCACGCTCCCGCTCGTGCTGTTTCTCCCTGGTTACGCGCTGGTGTCGGTCGTCTTCCCCGACCGTAACACGACCTCCCGAACCGCCTTCGACGACGCCGTCTCAGGCCTCCGCAACCCGCTTCCCACCGCGCGGTCGGTGACGGGCGTCGAGCGCGTTGCGCTGGCCGTCGTCGGGAGCGCGCTGCTCGTTCCGCTCGTCGCGGTCGGCGTCCACTTCTCGCCGCAACCCATCGAACTGCTTCCCGTCGCAATCGGCGTCGAGGGGACGACCGTCATCCTGTTGGCCATCGCCTTCGCGCGACGCGCGGCACTCGACCCGGACGAGCGCTATGCACCGCCGTATCCGACCGCTATCGCGGGACTGTTCTCCTCGCGACCGCCGGAGCACCCGATGCGCGGGCGCGCCGAGGGCGGACGGCTTCCGGCCGTCGCGCTGGCGCTGAGCCTGCTCGTCCTGCTCTCGACGGTCGGCTACGCGGCGACGGTGCCGACCGACGACGACGGCTTCACCGAGTTCTACGTCGAGACGGAGAACGTAAACGGCAACACGCAGTCGATGTACCAGAACCAGTTCGCGGCGGGCGACCCCGTGAACGTCACGTTCGGCGTCGAGAACCGCGAACAACAGGAGATGTCGTACACCGTCGTCGTACTGAGCGAACGCGTCCAGACGGACGGCAACGAGACGACGGTGACGGAGTCCGAGCAGATCGGCTCGACCGACCTCACGCTCGACTCCAACGAGAACGTCACCCGCGACGTGACCGTGACGCCGTCGATGTCCGGCGACGTTCGCTTCACGCTGTTGCTGTACCGCGACGGCGCACCGGCGGACCCGTCGGTCGAAAACGCCTACCGGAGTCTTCGCCTCTACGTCACCGTCTCCGGCGGTGACGGACAGTCCAACGCGTCGCTCGCGCCCCCGTCTCCGGGCGACGCGGCGCTCGTGACTGACTCGCTCACCAGATCGACGGCACGGACCACAGGATCTCTCTGA
- a CDS encoding glycosyltransferase has translation MRVLQLITSTRSFFEQQVEALEANGVDCTVVAVPGEYSPDSPRTVGDYLRYYPEVLAEGLDSYDLVHANYGLTVPFALAQPTRPLVLTLWGTDVMGEYGWLRRMSRYGARVADETVLPSRAMASHLGENYTYLPFGVDTGRFRPIDRDEARERIGWETDERIALFPYEKSRNEKDYPRARAVVEAADADVTLRTVSNVPYEEMPYYMNASDALLVTSRRESGPMVVKEAAACGLPVVSTDVGFVRDEFGDAPGVVVGTTSDELASGLDDVVAEADALVDRERRRSVSPDVSVDRMGERLASLYECVAQGAA, from the coding sequence ATGAGGGTCCTCCAACTCATCACCTCGACGCGTTCGTTCTTCGAACAGCAGGTCGAGGCGCTCGAAGCCAACGGCGTCGACTGCACCGTCGTCGCGGTTCCCGGCGAGTACAGCCCCGACTCCCCCCGTACCGTCGGCGACTACCTCCGATACTACCCCGAGGTGCTCGCCGAGGGACTCGACTCCTACGACCTCGTCCACGCGAACTACGGCCTGACGGTCCCGTTCGCGCTGGCGCAACCGACCCGTCCGCTCGTCCTCACCCTCTGGGGGACGGACGTCATGGGCGAGTACGGGTGGCTCCGCCGCATGAGTCGCTACGGCGCGCGTGTTGCCGACGAGACCGTTCTCCCGAGTCGCGCGATGGCGAGTCACCTCGGTGAGAACTACACGTACCTCCCGTTCGGCGTCGACACCGGCCGGTTTCGACCCATCGACCGCGACGAGGCGCGTGAACGAATCGGGTGGGAGACCGACGAGCGAATCGCTCTCTTTCCGTACGAGAAGTCGCGCAACGAGAAGGATTACCCGCGCGCACGGGCCGTCGTCGAGGCGGCCGACGCTGACGTCACCCTCCGGACCGTCTCGAACGTCCCCTACGAGGAGATGCCGTACTATATGAACGCCAGCGATGCGCTGCTCGTCACCTCGCGCCGCGAGAGCGGTCCGATGGTCGTCAAGGAGGCGGCCGCGTGCGGACTCCCCGTCGTCTCGACGGACGTGGGTTTCGTCCGCGACGAGTTCGGCGACGCGCCGGGCGTCGTCGTCGGAACGACGAGCGACGAACTCGCGTCCGGGCTTGACGACGTGGTCGCCGAGGCGGACGCGCTCGTGGACCGCGAGCGCCGACGCTCGGTCTCCCCGGACGTGAGCGTCGACCGAATGGGCGAGCGCCTCGCCTCGCTGTACGAGTGCGTCGCGCAGGGGGCGGCCTAA
- a CDS encoding metal-dependent hydrolase, translating into MWPWEHLAFGYVLYSLFRHATGRSPTGPEVFVLAAATQFPDLVDKPLSWTFGVVPTGYGLAHSIFLMPVFAAAALLVGKCLGDVMWGAAFVVGHLSHLAGDVVYPLIEGDTLSFAPLLWPLVNNTGAAPEAGSLELVVYYLARWLVDLVRLDVGLLLAFELALAACVFGLWAYDGFPGVATVVRPLRR; encoded by the coding sequence ATGTGGCCGTGGGAGCATCTCGCGTTCGGCTACGTCCTCTACTCGCTGTTTCGACACGCGACCGGTCGAAGCCCGACGGGACCTGAGGTGTTCGTCCTCGCGGCGGCAACGCAGTTTCCTGACCTCGTCGACAAGCCGCTGTCGTGGACGTTCGGCGTGGTGCCGACGGGGTACGGGCTGGCGCACTCCATCTTTCTCATGCCTGTCTTCGCCGCCGCGGCGCTCCTCGTCGGCAAATGTCTCGGCGACGTGATGTGGGGCGCAGCGTTCGTCGTCGGCCACCTCTCGCACCTCGCGGGCGATGTCGTCTACCCGCTCATTGAGGGCGACACGCTCTCGTTCGCCCCGCTGCTGTGGCCGCTGGTCAACAACACCGGCGCGGCCCCCGAGGCGGGGTCGCTTGAGCTCGTCGTCTACTACCTCGCCCGATGGTTGGTAGACCTGGTTCGACTCGACGTAGGTCTGCTGCTCGCCTTCGAGTTGGCGCTGGCGGCGTGCGTCTTCGGTCTCTGGGCGTACGACGGTTTCCCCGGCGTCGCGACGGTGGTTCGGCCGCTGCGCCGGTGA
- a CDS encoding polysaccharide deacetylase family protein has translation MKDDSRSRRRFLQTTGAAGLAGLVGVAGCSGQSPDDANDSAANGSTQSANQTAGDGAATDEPTETEKPVTDEPATVETKYQSREKYNEPGELLDDFTDLSAWLSNAGEMESASDHAFRGDTSAKLIGKGGENASIARSFENNRDLTKKDFSLALRTTTPSKFALFVYLRDPFGNYAVLELRNISMETPDVGWFRTAPGVYETSNTPPDLTQISRIEIVANNATGNDIEVWVDDLRIHDKPDKGYIVFSWDDGRKSYYDDAAPMHDEFGVPAVQAAVPRFVGQSKFMTLGELKERYEAGDEIVAHESISNRFHSLSGDELDKIVRQNKQWLLGHGFEGSNFVVYPGNDYDATALDIVNKYHYMGGMNQSFELNTTSPYAFDPLVLPRTVGHDLDIAKRVVDQCAKHQNVGILNFHDFANDNTMNKSDYRKLLEHVTQKEGVEVINFSQLWKLRKSAP, from the coding sequence ATGAAGGACGACAGTCGAAGCCGAAGACGGTTCCTCCAGACCACCGGCGCGGCCGGCTTGGCCGGTCTCGTCGGCGTCGCGGGTTGTAGCGGCCAGTCGCCCGACGACGCGAACGACTCCGCCGCCAACGGGTCGACCCAGAGCGCGAACCAGACCGCGGGCGACGGCGCGGCGACCGACGAGCCGACGGAGACCGAAAAGCCGGTCACGGACGAACCGGCGACGGTGGAGACGAAGTACCAGAGTCGGGAGAAGTACAACGAACCCGGCGAGTTGCTCGACGACTTCACCGACCTCTCGGCGTGGCTCTCGAACGCCGGCGAGATGGAGTCCGCCTCCGACCACGCGTTCAGAGGCGACACGAGCGCGAAACTCATCGGCAAAGGCGGCGAGAACGCGAGCATCGCGCGCTCGTTCGAGAACAACCGCGACCTCACGAAGAAAGACTTCTCGCTCGCGCTGCGCACGACGACGCCGTCGAAGTTCGCGCTGTTCGTCTACCTCCGCGACCCGTTCGGCAACTACGCGGTGCTCGAACTGCGGAACATTTCGATGGAGACGCCGGATGTCGGCTGGTTCCGCACCGCGCCGGGCGTCTACGAGACGAGCAACACGCCGCCGGACCTCACGCAGATTTCGCGCATCGAAATCGTCGCCAACAACGCCACTGGCAACGATATCGAGGTGTGGGTCGACGACCTGCGCATCCACGACAAACCCGACAAGGGCTACATCGTCTTCAGCTGGGACGACGGGCGCAAGAGCTACTACGACGACGCTGCGCCGATGCACGACGAATTCGGCGTCCCCGCCGTGCAGGCCGCCGTCCCGCGATTTGTCGGCCAGTCGAAGTTCATGACGCTCGGCGAACTGAAGGAGCGGTACGAGGCCGGTGACGAGATCGTCGCCCACGAGAGCATCAGCAACCGCTTCCACTCGCTGTCGGGCGACGAACTCGACAAGATTGTCCGCCAGAACAAGCAGTGGCTCCTCGGCCACGGCTTCGAAGGGTCGAACTTCGTCGTCTACCCCGGCAACGACTACGACGCGACCGCGCTCGACATCGTCAACAAGTACCACTACATGGGCGGGATGAACCAGTCGTTCGAGCTGAACACGACCAGCCCGTACGCGTTCGACCCGCTGGTGCTTCCCCGCACCGTCGGCCACGATCTGGACATCGCGAAGCGGGTTGTCGACCAGTGTGCGAAACACCAGAACGTCGGCATCCTCAACTTCCACGACTTCGCCAACGACAACACGATGAACAAAAGCGACTACCGGAAGCTCCTCGAACACGTCACGCAGAAGGAGGGCGTCGAGGTCATCAACTTCTCGCAGCTCTGGAAGCTGCGAAAATCCGCGCCGTAA
- a CDS encoding glycosyltransferase family 4 protein, whose product MDSDETRFEPPERLDVGFVPVEVPGLDGTGATYTAALLIRELSKHHDLTVYVVSQRSADRSKLPATDRVDYVVRDGLAKLPHPLLTKIDAVEELADRLERHDLVHSYSTGFIEPLSALSTPTVVTLNSYQPVCPKGDMMWLDRKKCGGPGRAKCTACIAGSAYTRKSGVETTLRSSYDSLAKVEFVQNSIAARDGISAYHLLSPHQRDDYAEFGFPEERLKVIPHFDSGEFAVDDPAAYKRGGDTGVGRDDDEPFTLLAVGAFKYVKGFQVLLRALPSILDDGHDVRIRIAGAGPYGDALRSLSTDLGVDDRVDWLGFVDHDDLPAEYAAADAFVYPGLLDEPFGRVFLEALSSETPVLSSDVGSTGFIVGDAGVRFESDDPESLARAFGRLRDGYDGYRAAIPGQLARFSRERVVDEFLSLYADVRAGRPPTERTETFETERTVARSD is encoded by the coding sequence GTGGATAGCGACGAGACCAGATTCGAACCGCCCGAACGCCTCGACGTGGGGTTCGTCCCGGTCGAAGTCCCCGGTCTCGACGGCACCGGCGCGACGTACACCGCCGCCCTCCTCATCCGCGAACTCTCGAAACATCACGACCTCACGGTGTACGTCGTCAGCCAGCGGAGCGCGGACCGCTCGAAGTTACCCGCGACCGACCGCGTCGACTACGTCGTCCGCGACGGCCTCGCGAAACTGCCGCACCCGCTCCTGACCAAAATCGACGCCGTGGAGGAACTCGCAGATCGACTGGAGCGACACGACCTCGTCCACTCGTACTCGACGGGCTTCATCGAACCGCTGTCGGCGCTGTCGACGCCGACGGTGGTGACGCTAAACTCCTATCAACCCGTCTGCCCGAAGGGCGACATGATGTGGCTTGACCGAAAGAAGTGCGGCGGGCCGGGTCGGGCGAAGTGCACGGCCTGCATCGCCGGAAGCGCCTACACGCGGAAGTCCGGCGTCGAGACCACCCTTCGGTCTTCGTACGACTCGCTGGCGAAGGTAGAGTTCGTCCAGAACTCCATCGCTGCGCGAGACGGCATCTCGGCGTACCACCTGCTGTCGCCGCACCAGCGCGACGACTACGCCGAGTTCGGATTCCCGGAGGAGCGCCTGAAGGTGATTCCGCACTTCGACAGCGGCGAGTTCGCCGTCGACGACCCGGCGGCGTACAAGCGCGGCGGCGATACTGGAGTCGGCCGAGACGACGACGAGCCGTTCACGCTGCTCGCCGTCGGCGCGTTCAAGTACGTCAAGGGGTTTCAGGTGCTGCTGCGGGCGTTGCCGTCGATACTCGACGACGGCCACGACGTGCGCATCCGCATCGCCGGGGCCGGGCCGTACGGCGACGCGCTTCGCTCGCTGTCGACGGACCTCGGCGTCGACGACCGCGTCGACTGGCTGGGGTTCGTCGACCACGACGACCTCCCGGCGGAGTACGCCGCCGCGGACGCGTTCGTCTACCCCGGCCTGCTCGACGAACCGTTCGGGCGCGTCTTCCTCGAAGCGCTGTCGAGCGAAACGCCGGTACTCTCCTCGGACGTCGGCAGTACCGGCTTCATCGTCGGCGACGCGGGCGTTCGCTTCGAATCCGACGACCCCGAGTCACTCGCCCGCGCGTTCGGGCGTCTACGAGACGGATACGACGGCTACCGTGCGGCGATTCCGGGGCAGTTGGCGCGCTTTTCGCGCGAACGCGTCGTCGACGAGTTCCTGTCGCTGTACGCCGACGTTCGGGCCGGGCGGCCGCCGACCGAACGGACTGAAACGTTCGAAACGGAGCGAACAGTCGCTCGCTCCGATTAG
- a CDS encoding DUF354 domain-containing protein, whose translation MRVAVTVQHPGHVHFFKHAIDELEARGHDVHVFAREKEMAVRLLELYEIEHEVLAGESHGLASLAAVQATYELRLLRRARELNPDVITAIGGVAAAHVAPLVGARSVVFYDTEHATIIKNLAYPFAHTVCTPSCYVGDIGPKQVRYPGYHELAYLHPDRFSPDPAVLDDLGLDEGDSFVVTRFNDWGSSHDMGQSGFDDIGEVVERLSDTGATVFVTAEMELPADVAGHRLDLSPERMHDLLYYADCYVGEGATTAAECAMLGTPAVYVNSLSLGYVSELDDEYDLVYSCNGPNRHRDALSHAVAILEGHDGDAETWRARRDRLLSERVDVTDVIVDQLESSGGGRRIRATA comes from the coding sequence GTGAGAGTCGCCGTCACCGTCCAACATCCGGGTCACGTCCACTTCTTCAAGCACGCCATCGACGAACTGGAGGCGCGGGGCCACGACGTCCACGTCTTCGCGCGCGAGAAGGAGATGGCCGTCCGCCTGCTCGAACTCTACGAGATAGAACACGAGGTGCTCGCCGGCGAGTCGCACGGACTGGCCTCCCTCGCGGCAGTGCAGGCGACGTACGAACTGCGACTGCTCCGCCGGGCGCGCGAGTTAAATCCCGACGTCATCACGGCCATCGGCGGCGTCGCAGCCGCCCACGTCGCGCCGCTCGTCGGCGCGCGGAGCGTCGTCTTCTACGACACCGAGCACGCGACGATCATCAAGAACCTTGCGTATCCGTTCGCACACACCGTCTGCACGCCGTCGTGCTACGTCGGCGACATCGGCCCGAAGCAGGTCAGGTATCCGGGCTACCACGAACTCGCCTACCTCCACCCCGACCGCTTCTCGCCCGACCCCGCGGTGCTTGACGACCTCGGACTCGACGAGGGCGACTCGTTCGTCGTCACTCGGTTCAACGACTGGGGCTCGTCGCACGATATGGGTCAGAGCGGCTTCGACGACATCGGCGAAGTCGTCGAACGGCTCTCCGACACCGGCGCGACGGTGTTCGTCACCGCCGAGATGGAGCTTCCGGCGGACGTAGCGGGGCATCGTCTCGACCTCTCGCCCGAGCGGATGCACGACCTGCTGTACTACGCCGACTGTTACGTCGGCGAGGGGGCGACGACGGCCGCCGAGTGCGCGATGCTCGGCACGCCGGCCGTCTACGTCAACAGCCTCTCGCTCGGCTACGTCAGCGAACTCGACGACGAGTACGATCTTGTCTACAGCTGCAACGGGCCGAACCGACACCGCGACGCGCTCAGCCACGCCGTCGCCATCCTCGAGGGTCACGACGGCGACGCCGAGACGTGGCGCGCCCGCCGCGACCGACTACTCTCCGAGCGCGTCGACGTGACCGACGTCATCGTCGACCAACTGGAGTCGTCGGGCGGCGGTCGTCGAATCAGAGCCACAGCATGA
- a CDS encoding nucleotide sugar dehydrogenase, whose product MSSGLTDTRRRDEGRRIESVGRTETICVVGLGYVGLPLAVHFDRVDQQVIGYDIDDEKVDTLTEGTDTTGDLGDAAVADSEVEFTTDPATIADADYVIVTVPTPVDEMENPDLRFVESAGETIGTHMTPETTVILESTVFPGATRSVLAPVLEEASGLTAGEEFFVAYSPERATPGDEKHGLRDVVKVVGADDPAVLEDVADLYERVVDAGVHRTSSLEAAEASKVVENVQRDLNIALMNELAIAFEHIGINTQEVLDAAGTKWNFHDYSPGLVGGHCIPVDPFYFAYRSKMEGYVPELTLKARDVNRRMPEHVSELALKTLNDCGNVLGESRVVVLGLTYKPNVADTRTSVVDGVIDTMKEYGVDVLGFDPYADPEQTSQQFGIDVMDQPSFEGADGIVLATPHDVFENLDLAAAREVMNDDPFLFDVRGALDAEEVVGHGFTYRRV is encoded by the coding sequence ATGAGTTCGGGACTGACCGACACCCGTCGTCGCGACGAGGGCCGCCGCATCGAGTCGGTCGGCCGCACCGAGACCATCTGTGTCGTCGGTCTCGGCTACGTCGGTCTCCCGCTCGCAGTTCATTTCGACCGCGTCGACCAGCAGGTCATCGGCTACGACATCGACGACGAGAAGGTGGACACTCTCACCGAAGGCACCGACACGACCGGTGATCTCGGAGACGCCGCTGTCGCCGACAGCGAGGTGGAGTTCACGACCGACCCGGCGACCATCGCCGACGCCGACTACGTCATCGTCACCGTGCCGACGCCCGTCGACGAGATGGAGAACCCGGACCTCCGGTTCGTCGAGAGCGCCGGTGAGACCATCGGCACGCACATGACGCCCGAGACGACCGTCATCCTCGAATCGACGGTGTTCCCCGGCGCGACCCGCTCGGTGCTCGCCCCCGTGCTCGAAGAGGCGTCCGGTCTCACCGCGGGCGAGGAGTTCTTCGTCGCATACTCGCCCGAGCGTGCGACCCCCGGCGACGAGAAACACGGTCTCCGCGACGTGGTGAAAGTTGTCGGCGCCGACGACCCCGCGGTGCTCGAAGACGTTGCTGACCTCTACGAGCGCGTCGTCGACGCGGGCGTTCACCGCACGTCGTCGCTCGAAGCGGCCGAGGCGTCGAAAGTCGTCGAGAACGTCCAGCGCGACCTGAACATCGCGCTAATGAACGAGCTCGCCATCGCCTTCGAGCACATCGGCATCAACACCCAGGAGGTGCTCGACGCCGCCGGGACGAAGTGGAACTTCCACGACTACTCGCCGGGCCTCGTCGGTGGCCACTGCATCCCCGTCGACCCGTTCTACTTCGCGTACCGCTCGAAGATGGAGGGCTACGTCCCGGAACTGACGCTGAAGGCGCGCGACGTCAACCGCCGGATGCCCGAGCACGTCTCCGAACTCGCGCTGAAGACGCTGAACGACTGCGGTAACGTCCTCGGCGAGAGTCGCGTCGTCGTGCTCGGACTGACGTACAAACCGAACGTCGCCGACACGCGGACGTCGGTCGTCGACGGCGTAATCGACACGATGAAAGAGTACGGCGTCGACGTGCTCGGATTCGACCCGTACGCTGACCCCGAGCAGACGAGCCAACAGTTCGGCATCGACGTGATGGACCAGCCCTCCTTCGAGGGCGCAGACGGTATCGTGCTCGCGACGCCGCACGACGTGTTCGAGAACCTCGACCTCGCGGCCGCGCGAGAGGTGATGAACGACGACCCGTTCCTCTTCGACGTTCGCGGGGCGCTCGACGCCGAGGAAGTCGTCGGACACGGCTTTACCTATCGGAGGGTCTGA
- a CDS encoding asparagine synthase-related protein, which translates to MKKQFFGVFGDADEFERLRSPNEFDAVVGGDVATVGIRDPALGHPGRSDTYSGPKGECVVWGEAYAPSTHANVAEWVLDRFAERGRDAFSELNGSYLVFVERDGEAFVVTDSIRSWDCFYADTDDGRVFSTDAAAVARTLSGHAIRRDALLEFLHLGVVLGEKSLLERMFRLPIDSMLTSSNVCDLSRFVYEPKEFDYVQELADRLGRAVRRRARAPGRKGLLLSAGYDSRTVLSKMPEIEHCYTVGHHEDQETEGARTLAAQYGAEHTAFPPTHRYLLADEAKVRYSQGIKESLHIHHAGYTDEMDVDSMFHGLLCDTFLRGHFLAQDGVELFGKTVPFRRLDSNPNPVENLLSKLGYMPEASQAVAEQLVGLDVDPATFVRDAVSREFEKAWDRADGVQNAIDLTGISNQPSTPFRTHLADNFFESFVIADVELLDWHLTTPPQHRNTATFIKALRRLDDDILRNPPPDRPYDTQIFNHVEGFIRRKLPLVEGFESPWPNRRDIYREYELDEVLFPDEPYVHDLPVRHKLRINDSFGWLELCTERSIRPKEVFAVDERAPDTGKRGA; encoded by the coding sequence ATGAAAAAGCAGTTCTTCGGCGTCTTCGGCGACGCCGACGAGTTCGAGCGTCTGCGGTCGCCGAACGAGTTCGACGCCGTCGTCGGCGGCGACGTCGCCACCGTCGGCATCCGCGACCCGGCGCTCGGGCACCCAGGCCGCAGCGACACCTACTCGGGTCCGAAAGGCGAGTGCGTGGTCTGGGGCGAGGCGTACGCGCCGAGCACCCACGCCAACGTCGCCGAGTGGGTGCTCGACCGCTTCGCCGAGCGCGGCCGCGACGCCTTCTCGGAACTCAACGGTTCGTATCTGGTGTTCGTCGAGCGAGACGGCGAGGCGTTCGTCGTCACGGACTCCATCCGCTCGTGGGACTGCTTCTACGCCGACACCGACGACGGACGCGTGTTCAGCACTGACGCGGCCGCCGTCGCGCGGACGCTGTCGGGCCACGCCATCCGCCGCGACGCCCTCCTCGAGTTCCTCCACCTCGGCGTCGTCCTCGGCGAGAAGTCGCTGCTCGAACGGATGTTCCGCCTCCCCATCGACTCGATGCTCACCTCCTCGAACGTGTGCGACCTCTCGCGGTTCGTCTACGAACCCAAGGAGTTCGACTACGTACAGGAACTGGCTGACCGACTCGGGCGGGCGGTCCGCCGTCGCGCCCGCGCACCCGGACGGAAGGGACTGCTTCTCTCCGCGGGCTACGACTCCCGGACGGTGCTCTCGAAGATGCCCGAAATCGAGCACTGCTACACCGTCGGTCACCACGAAGACCAGGAGACCGAGGGCGCTCGGACGCTCGCCGCCCAGTACGGCGCGGAACACACCGCCTTCCCGCCGACGCACCGGTATCTCCTGGCCGACGAGGCGAAAGTCCGCTACTCGCAGGGCATCAAGGAGTCGCTGCACATCCACCACGCCGGATACACCGACGAGATGGACGTCGACTCGATGTTCCACGGCCTGCTCTGCGACACGTTCCTCCGCGGGCACTTCCTCGCGCAGGACGGCGTCGAACTGTTCGGCAAGACGGTGCCGTTCCGGCGACTCGACTCGAATCCGAACCCCGTCGAGAACCTGCTCTCGAAACTCGGCTACATGCCCGAAGCGAGCCAAGCCGTCGCCGAGCAGCTCGTCGGTCTGGACGTGGACCCGGCGACGTTCGTCAGGGACGCCGTCTCCCGCGAGTTCGAGAAGGCGTGGGACCGCGCCGACGGCGTACAGAACGCCATCGACCTCACGGGCATCAGCAACCAGCCGTCGACGCCGTTTCGGACCCACCTCGCGGACAACTTCTTCGAGTCGTTCGTCATTGCCGACGTCGAGCTGCTCGACTGGCACCTGACGACGCCGCCGCAGCACCGCAACACGGCGACGTTCATCAAGGCGCTCCGGCGTCTCGACGACGATATCCTGCGGAACCCGCCGCCGGACCGCCCCTACGACACGCAGATTTTCAACCACGTCGAGGGCTTTATCCGCCGGAAACTGCCACTCGTCGAAGGGTTCGAGTCGCCGTGGCCCAACCGCCGCGACATCTACCGCGAGTACGAACTCGACGAGGTACTGTTCCCCGACGAACCGTACGTCCACGACCTCCCGGTTCGACACAAACTCCGCATCAACGACAGCTTCGGCTGGCTCGAACTCTGCACGGAGCGGTCGATTCGCCCGAAAGAGGTGTTCGCCGTCGACGAACGCGCGCCCGACACCGGAAAACGGGGTGCCTGA